The proteins below come from a single Parazoarcus communis genomic window:
- a CDS encoding toll/interleukin-1 receptor domain-containing protein produces the protein MDGIFISYRREDSSGYAGRLYDRLAARFGRERVFMDVEGIDPGTDFIDAIDSAVASCTVLLVLIGPKWLGEDIGSDKRRIDDPHDFVRLETAAALRRKIRVLPVLVNDAEMPGEDALPPDLKALARRQAIEINHKQWDASTGEVLKALDRIFGTDKPRWRLPAIIGATCVALAAGGWLSWHELTIDDATRPATSVGEPGDAVTDHPTPTLLAAAEPPAPAPPAAATDGATPSTPAEAAGANPPAEAPTKQAVTAPPAAAPPAAPAAPAAPTPAAKPRETTTPPPQPAPKPAQTAKPAATAPPQPERTAPEAVIVTRPEAAPKTAPVRPRPAPAAVDSRLPRAGESWVYRTRGLWATSPKRTVVVTVSAQDGTAVTERMQDTEPAPGPAGTQVRWRGSEARIAHDGGLGTEFSPFISAFAELQQDTSWRGIPTPDLDGNWGGWYGTGEVIGRETVRVPAGSFDAWKVEVWSTRHATGGQTIAGLEPVRIHFLIWYAPGEKRYVKMQRTLISALSRDLEKDTIELVSSAP, from the coding sequence ATGGACGGGATTTTCATCAGCTATCGCCGCGAGGACTCATCGGGTTACGCAGGCCGCCTCTATGACCGGCTCGCGGCCCGCTTCGGGCGTGAGCGCGTGTTCATGGATGTCGAAGGCATCGACCCCGGCACCGACTTCATCGACGCCATCGACAGCGCGGTCGCCTCATGCACCGTCCTGCTCGTGCTCATCGGCCCCAAATGGCTGGGCGAGGACATCGGCAGCGACAAACGCCGCATCGACGACCCCCACGACTTCGTCCGCCTTGAGACCGCCGCCGCACTGCGGCGCAAGATCCGCGTACTGCCGGTACTGGTCAATGATGCGGAAATGCCCGGCGAAGATGCGCTCCCGCCCGACCTCAAGGCACTTGCACGACGCCAGGCCATCGAGATCAACCACAAGCAGTGGGATGCATCGACAGGCGAAGTCCTGAAGGCGCTCGATCGCATCTTCGGTACCGACAAGCCGCGCTGGCGCCTGCCGGCGATCATCGGAGCGACCTGCGTCGCGCTCGCAGCGGGTGGCTGGCTGTCATGGCACGAGCTGACGATTGACGATGCCACACGCCCGGCAACCAGCGTCGGCGAACCGGGAGACGCTGTCACCGATCACCCCACCCCCACCCTGCTCGCCGCAGCGGAGCCGCCTGCCCCTGCACCCCCGGCAGCCGCCACCGACGGGGCCACACCCTCCACGCCGGCCGAGGCCGCGGGCGCAAACCCACCAGCGGAAGCCCCCACCAAACAGGCGGTCACTGCACCACCCGCCGCCGCACCACCAGCTGCACCTGCTGCACCCGCTGCACCCACGCCCGCAGCAAAGCCCCGCGAGACCACCACGCCGCCACCGCAGCCTGCGCCCAAGCCAGCCCAAACCGCCAAGCCCGCCGCGACCGCCCCCCCCCAGCCCGAACGTACCGCGCCCGAAGCCGTGATCGTCACCCGGCCTGAAGCGGCGCCGAAAACCGCGCCTGTGCGCCCTCGACCGGCGCCAGCCGCCGTCGATAGCCGCTTGCCGCGAGCGGGCGAAAGCTGGGTTTATCGGACGCGCGGACTGTGGGCAACCAGCCCGAAACGTACTGTTGTCGTCACCGTAAGCGCCCAGGACGGCACCGCAGTCACCGAACGCATGCAGGACACCGAGCCCGCCCCCGGGCCTGCCGGCACCCAGGTGAGATGGCGCGGCAGCGAAGCACGCATCGCGCATGATGGCGGCCTCGGCACCGAGTTCAGCCCCTTCATCAGCGCCTTTGCCGAGCTTCAGCAGGACACGTCGTGGCGCGGCATTCCGACCCCCGACCTCGATGGCAACTGGGGCGGCTGGTACGGCACCGGCGAAGTGATCGGACGCGAAACCGTCCGCGTACCGGCCGGCAGCTTCGACGCCTGGAAGGTCGAAGTCTGGAGCACCCGCCACGCCACCGGGGGTCAGACCATCGCCGGCCTCGAGCCGGTGCGGATTCACTTCCTGATCTGGTATGCCCCGGGCGAGAAACGCTACGTGAAGATGCAGCGAACGCTGATCTCCGCACTTAGCCGCGACCTGGAAAAAGACACGATTGAACTGGTCAGCAGCGCGCCATAA
- the paaY gene encoding phenylacetic acid degradation protein PaaY produces MPCYEIDGLKPVIHPTAFVHPDAVLIGDVIVGPRCYVAPLASLRGDFGRIVLEEGSNIQDTCVMHGFPGTDTVIEVDGHVGHGAVLHGCRVGRNALIGMNAVIMDNASIGESSIVAACAFVKAGMEVPAGKLVAGMPAKIMRDLSEQEMNWKVDGTRCYQDLTVRSLATLKPCEPLTEMEAGRKRFEFEGVVPLIDAKKGS; encoded by the coding sequence ATGCCCTGCTACGAAATCGACGGTCTCAAACCCGTCATCCACCCCACCGCCTTCGTCCACCCCGATGCTGTACTGATCGGTGACGTCATCGTCGGCCCGCGCTGCTATGTCGCCCCGCTCGCCTCGCTGCGCGGCGACTTCGGCCGCATCGTGCTGGAAGAAGGCAGCAACATCCAGGACACCTGTGTGATGCACGGCTTCCCCGGCACCGACACCGTGATCGAAGTCGATGGCCACGTCGGCCACGGCGCAGTGCTGCATGGCTGCCGTGTCGGTCGCAACGCCCTGATCGGCATGAACGCCGTCATCATGGACAACGCCAGCATCGGCGAATCGAGCATCGTCGCCGCCTGCGCCTTCGTCAAAGCCGGCATGGAAGTCCCCGCAGGGAAACTCGTCGCCGGCATGCCCGCCAAGATCATGCGTGATCTGTCGGAGCAGGAAATGAACTGGAAAGTCGACGGCACCCGCTGCTATCAGGACCTGACCGTGCGCAGCCTCGCCACACTCAAGCCCTGCGAGCCGCTCACCGAGATGGAAGCCGGGCGCAAGCGCTTCGAGTTCGAAGGCGTCGTTCCCCTCATCGACGCCAAGAAAGGCAGCTGA
- the paaN gene encoding phenylacetic acid degradation protein PaaN, producing the protein MTHPLFEKHKATLDAAIAAIHGRGYWTPFPEMPSPKVYGETAADDGKKAFDACLGKEFELDQPGQTGWAATERSPYGIALDVRYPVCEPEALITAAQNAMEGWRKVGAEGRVGVCLEILDRLNKRSFEIAHAVMMTTGQGWMMAFQAGGPHAQDRGLEAVAYAWDEMSRVPAETIWEKPQGKNPPLKMKKHYEIVGRGVGLVVGCGTFPTWNTYPGLFATLVTGNPVIIKAHSNSILPAAMTVKIAREVLSEAGLDPNLVSLAVVEKRAATQALATHPAVKSIDFTGSNVFGQWLIDNARQAQVYAELAGVNNVVIESTDSYKAMMRNLAFTLSLYSGQMCTTTQAILVPAGGIDTDQGHKSFDEVAADLGAAIDKFLTDPAVATAVLGAIQSEATLGRIAEAGEYGKVVLASKKVEHPDFPQAEVRTPVLLTCDAADEKSYMEERFGPVSFVVRVADGAAAIALSERIVKEHGALTVGLYSSKQDVIDAMTDASLRAGVALSINLTGGVFVNQSSAFSDYHGVGMNPAANASYSDSAFVANRFRVVQRRYHVE; encoded by the coding sequence ATGACCCATCCGCTGTTCGAGAAGCACAAGGCCACCCTGGACGCAGCCATCGCCGCCATTCACGGTCGCGGTTACTGGACACCGTTCCCGGAAATGCCCAGCCCCAAGGTATATGGTGAAACGGCTGCCGACGATGGCAAAAAGGCTTTTGACGCCTGCCTCGGCAAGGAATTTGAGCTCGATCAGCCGGGCCAGACCGGCTGGGCAGCCACCGAACGTTCGCCCTACGGCATTGCACTCGACGTGCGCTACCCGGTGTGCGAGCCCGAGGCCCTGATTACCGCCGCGCAGAACGCAATGGAAGGCTGGCGCAAGGTCGGCGCAGAAGGCCGTGTCGGCGTCTGCCTCGAAATTCTCGACCGCCTCAACAAGCGCAGCTTTGAAATTGCGCACGCAGTAATGATGACCACCGGTCAGGGCTGGATGATGGCCTTCCAGGCCGGCGGCCCGCATGCGCAGGATCGCGGCCTGGAAGCCGTTGCCTACGCATGGGACGAGATGAGCCGGGTGCCGGCCGAAACCATCTGGGAAAAGCCGCAGGGCAAGAACCCGCCGCTGAAGATGAAGAAGCACTACGAGATCGTCGGTCGCGGCGTCGGTCTGGTCGTCGGCTGCGGCACCTTCCCGACCTGGAACACCTACCCCGGCCTGTTCGCCACGCTGGTCACCGGCAACCCGGTCATCATCAAGGCCCACAGCAACTCCATTCTGCCGGCAGCGATGACGGTGAAGATCGCGCGTGAAGTGCTGAGCGAAGCCGGCCTCGACCCCAACCTGGTGTCGCTGGCCGTGGTCGAGAAGCGCGCCGCCACCCAGGCGCTCGCCACCCACCCCGCAGTGAAGTCCATTGATTTCACCGGCAGCAACGTCTTCGGCCAGTGGCTGATCGACAACGCCCGCCAGGCCCAGGTGTATGCCGAACTCGCAGGCGTGAACAACGTCGTCATCGAATCCACCGACAGCTACAAGGCAATGATGCGCAATCTCGCCTTCACCCTGAGCCTGTACTCGGGCCAGATGTGCACCACCACCCAGGCCATCCTGGTGCCGGCCGGCGGCATCGACACCGACCAGGGTCACAAGTCCTTCGACGAAGTCGCCGCCGACCTCGGCGCCGCCATCGACAAGTTCCTGACTGACCCGGCGGTCGCGACCGCCGTGCTCGGCGCCATCCAGTCCGAAGCCACCCTCGGCCGCATCGCTGAAGCGGGCGAATACGGCAAGGTGGTACTGGCTTCCAAAAAGGTCGAACATCCCGACTTCCCGCAGGCCGAAGTCCGCACCCCGGTGCTGCTCACCTGCGACGCGGCCGACGAAAAGAGCTACATGGAAGAGCGCTTCGGCCCGGTCAGCTTCGTGGTCAGGGTCGCCGACGGCGCCGCAGCCATCGCCCTGTCGGAACGCATCGTCAAGGAACACGGCGCGCTCACCGTTGGCCTGTACTCAAGCAAGCAGGACGTCATCGACGCCATGACCGACGCCAGCCTGCGTGCCGGCGTGGCCCTGTCGATCAACCTCACCGGCGGCGTATTCGTAAACCAGTCCTCAGCCTTCTCCGACTACCACGGCGTAGGCATGAACCCGGCAGCCAACGCGAGCTACTCCGACAGCGCCTTCGTCGCCAATCGCTTCCGCGTCGTACAACGCCGCTACCACGTAGAGTAA
- the paaG gene encoding 2-(1,2-epoxy-1,2-dihydrophenyl)acetyl-CoA isomerase PaaG, which produces MSAAAGYGETIRLEIDAGVATLTLNRPDRLNSFNDQMHGEMRAALAQVKAGRADGSVRVLVITGAGRGFCAGQDLSDRSVAAGGEAPDLGASVEKNYKPLVMTLRNLDLPVICAVNGVAAGAGANLALACDMVFAARSASFIQAFCKLGLIPDTGGTWILPRLLGPARAMGLALLGDKLAAEQAEAWGLIWKCVDDESLMPTVQALAAQMAKGPTFGFAQTKKAIWASSTNDFDTQLDLERDMMRDCGRSHDYREGVAAFMEKRTPEFKGD; this is translated from the coding sequence ATGAGCGCAGCAGCCGGATACGGTGAAACCATTCGCCTCGAAATCGATGCGGGGGTGGCCACACTGACCCTGAACCGACCCGATCGTCTGAACAGCTTCAACGATCAGATGCACGGGGAAATGCGTGCCGCGCTTGCACAGGTGAAGGCGGGGCGGGCGGACGGTTCGGTCCGGGTGCTGGTCATCACCGGTGCGGGGCGCGGTTTCTGTGCCGGACAGGATCTCTCCGACCGTTCGGTTGCGGCCGGCGGCGAGGCGCCTGATCTGGGTGCGTCGGTGGAAAAGAACTACAAGCCGCTGGTGATGACGCTGCGCAATCTCGATCTGCCGGTGATCTGTGCCGTCAATGGCGTGGCGGCCGGCGCCGGTGCCAACCTGGCGCTGGCCTGCGACATGGTGTTTGCAGCCCGCTCGGCGAGCTTCATCCAGGCCTTCTGCAAGCTCGGCCTGATTCCCGATACCGGCGGCACCTGGATTCTGCCGCGGCTGCTGGGCCCTGCGCGGGCAATGGGGCTGGCGCTCCTCGGCGACAAGCTGGCAGCAGAGCAGGCCGAAGCCTGGGGTCTGATCTGGAAGTGCGTCGACGACGAATCCCTGATGCCCACGGTGCAGGCGCTTGCAGCACAGATGGCCAAGGGGCCGACCTTCGGCTTTGCCCAGACCAAGAAGGCGATCTGGGCCAGCTCCACCAATGACTTTGACACCCAGCTCGACCTCGAACGCGACATGATGCGCGATTGCGGTCGCTCGCACGATTATCGTGAGGGTGTCGCCGCCTTCATGGAAAAGCGCACGCCCGAGTTCAAGGGGGACTGA
- the paaH gene encoding 3-hydroxyacyl-CoA dehydrogenase PaaH, translating into MGAGIAHVAALAGHPVYLYDTRAEAIDKGLGGIAKDLDFLVSKGKLESTARDAAMARLTAVTDLAAASDAGLAIEAIVENLEIKQKLFLQLESLLGDEAILASNTSSLSITAMAAVLARPERLAGLHFFNPAPRMKLVEIVSGLATDRAVANTLYSTAKAWGKVAVHAKSTPGFIVNRVARPFYAEALRVLNECAAEPASIDAAMRECCGFPMGPFELMDLIGHDVNYAVTRSVFDAYFGDKRFTPSLIQQDLVLAGRLGRKSGRGFYAYGADVAKPVARTEAPATAERSVTAVGSLGVAEPLLARLEAAGVGVTRKAGPTGAAGWLEIGRGRLMLCDGRTAARRTAEEGLSNLVLLDLCLDYATTPRVVLSRADHCGLGAWHAVVGTLQQAGLAVSRIDDVAGLIGVRTVAMLANEGADAVLQGIGSAADIDLAMRFGTNYPKGPLAWADQIGVRFVARVLHNLREHYGEERYRVSPLILRKSHNGDSFHE; encoded by the coding sequence ATGGGTGCGGGCATCGCCCATGTCGCTGCGCTGGCCGGACATCCGGTGTATCTGTATGACACCCGCGCCGAAGCTATCGACAAGGGCCTTGGCGGGATCGCGAAGGATCTCGATTTTCTGGTTTCGAAGGGCAAGCTGGAATCCACCGCGCGTGATGCGGCCATGGCGCGGCTGACCGCTGTGACGGATCTGGCCGCTGCCAGTGATGCGGGTCTTGCGATCGAAGCCATCGTCGAAAACCTCGAGATCAAGCAGAAGCTCTTCCTGCAGCTCGAAAGCCTGCTCGGCGACGAGGCCATCCTTGCCTCCAATACGTCGTCGCTGTCGATTACCGCGATGGCCGCAGTGCTGGCCCGTCCTGAGCGCCTTGCCGGCCTGCACTTCTTCAATCCGGCGCCGCGCATGAAGCTGGTCGAGATCGTCTCCGGCCTCGCGACTGACCGTGCAGTGGCCAATACCTTGTACTCCACCGCAAAAGCGTGGGGCAAGGTGGCCGTACATGCGAAATCCACGCCTGGCTTCATCGTCAACCGGGTGGCACGACCCTTCTACGCCGAGGCGCTGCGGGTGCTCAATGAATGCGCGGCCGAGCCCGCGAGCATCGACGCCGCAATGCGCGAATGCTGCGGCTTTCCGATGGGGCCGTTCGAGCTGATGGACCTCATCGGCCACGATGTGAACTACGCCGTCACGCGCTCGGTATTCGATGCCTATTTTGGTGACAAGCGTTTCACGCCGAGCCTGATCCAGCAGGATCTGGTGCTCGCCGGACGGCTCGGACGCAAGAGTGGGCGCGGTTTCTACGCCTACGGGGCCGACGTCGCGAAACCCGTGGCCAGGACCGAGGCGCCCGCGACGGCCGAGCGCAGCGTGACTGCGGTGGGCAGTCTCGGTGTGGCCGAGCCGCTGCTGGCCAGGCTCGAAGCCGCGGGTGTCGGGGTGACGCGCAAGGCTGGACCGACGGGGGCTGCCGGGTGGCTGGAGATCGGCCGCGGGCGCCTGATGCTTTGCGACGGCCGCACTGCCGCCCGTCGCACGGCCGAAGAGGGCTTGAGCAATCTCGTGCTGCTCGATCTGTGTCTCGATTACGCCACCACGCCGCGCGTTGTGCTGTCACGTGCGGACCACTGCGGTCTGGGCGCGTGGCATGCGGTGGTCGGCACGCTGCAGCAGGCTGGCCTGGCGGTGTCGCGCATCGACGACGTGGCCGGGCTGATCGGTGTGCGCACGGTCGCCATGCTTGCCAATGAGGGCGCGGATGCGGTGCTGCAAGGCATCGGCTCTGCGGCCGACATCGATCTTGCGATGCGCTTCGGCACCAACTATCCGAAAGGGCCGCTGGCCTGGGCGGACCAGATCGGTGTGCGCTTCGTGGCGCGGGTGCTGCACAACCTGCGTGAGCATTATGGTGAGGAGCGTTACCGCGTCTCGCCGCTGATCCTGAGAAAAAGCCATAACGGAGACAGCTTTCATGAGTGA
- the paaI gene encoding hydroxyphenylacetyl-CoA thioesterase PaaI, which translates to MSEVMNRDLNAGLDPQALAERVRDGMFERDQAARGLGMTFTDVGPGRATMTMTVREDMLNGFRICHGGFITTLADTAFAYACNSGNEMTVASGISVDFMAPGRPGDVLSAEAREVSASGRTGVYDITVTNQTGELIAVMRGKSYRMKGRPVVEL; encoded by the coding sequence ATGAGTGAAGTGATGAATCGTGACCTGAACGCCGGTCTTGACCCCCAGGCGCTGGCCGAGCGCGTGCGCGATGGCATGTTCGAGCGCGACCAGGCTGCGCGTGGCCTCGGCATGACCTTTACCGATGTGGGGCCGGGGCGTGCGACGATGACCATGACCGTGCGCGAGGACATGCTCAACGGCTTTCGCATCTGCCACGGCGGTTTCATCACCACGCTCGCCGATACCGCCTTTGCCTATGCTTGTAACAGCGGCAACGAGATGACCGTGGCTTCGGGCATCAGCGTGGACTTCATGGCGCCCGGCCGTCCGGGAGACGTATTGAGCGCAGAGGCACGCGAAGTCTCCGCCTCGGGCCGTACCGGCGTGTACGACATCACGGTGACGAACCAGACGGGCGAGCTGATCGCCGTGATGCGCGGCAAGTCTTACCGGATGAAGGGCCGGCCAGTGGTTGAGCTGTAA
- the paaK gene encoding phenylacetate--CoA ligase PaaK: MTVNTYSPPELEPIEKASIDELRALQLERLKWSVRHAYENVPHYRKAFDDKGVHPDDLKTLEDLAKFPFTTKHDLRDNYPFGMFAVPMNKVARVHASSGTTGKPTVVGYTLKDIDTWANVVARSIRASGGRPGDMVHISYGYGLFTGGMGAHYGAERLGCTVIPMSGGQTEKQVQIIQDFKPSIIMVTPSYMLTILDEMEAQGIDPKSTSLRIGIFGAEPWTPAMRLAVEARAGIDAVDIYGLSEVMGPGVANECVETKDGPTIWEDHFYPEIINPETGEVVADGEEGELVFTSLSKEAMPVIRYRTRDLTRLLPPTARSMRRMAKITGRSDDMLIIRGVNVFPTQIEELICKMPKLAPQYLLEVDKNGHMDTLTVKVEVNAEANVGRHPEQKEALAKELTHHIKALIGVSCKVVVGEPFSIERVTVGKAKRVVDRRPKE, from the coding sequence ATGACGGTGAATACATATTCCCCACCCGAACTCGAGCCTATCGAAAAGGCCAGCATCGACGAACTGCGTGCCCTGCAACTTGAGCGACTCAAGTGGAGCGTGCGCCACGCCTACGAGAACGTGCCGCACTACCGCAAGGCTTTCGACGACAAGGGCGTGCATCCGGACGACCTGAAGACGCTCGAGGATCTGGCGAAGTTTCCCTTCACCACCAAGCACGACCTGCGCGACAACTACCCCTTCGGGATGTTCGCAGTGCCGATGAACAAGGTGGCGCGGGTGCATGCCTCCTCCGGCACCACCGGCAAACCGACCGTGGTCGGCTACACGCTGAAGGACATCGACACCTGGGCCAACGTCGTGGCGCGCTCGATTCGTGCCTCGGGCGGCCGGCCGGGTGACATGGTGCATATCTCCTACGGCTATGGTCTCTTCACCGGCGGCATGGGCGCGCACTACGGTGCCGAGCGTCTTGGCTGCACGGTGATCCCGATGTCGGGCGGGCAGACCGAGAAGCAGGTCCAGATCATTCAGGACTTCAAGCCCAGCATCATCATGGTGACGCCGTCCTACATGCTGACCATCCTCGACGAGATGGAAGCGCAGGGCATCGACCCCAAGAGCACCTCGCTCAGGATCGGCATCTTCGGTGCCGAGCCCTGGACCCCGGCGATGCGCCTGGCGGTTGAGGCCCGTGCGGGGATCGACGCGGTCGACATCTACGGTCTGTCCGAAGTCATGGGGCCGGGCGTCGCCAACGAGTGCGTCGAAACCAAGGATGGCCCGACGATCTGGGAAGATCATTTCTATCCCGAGATCATCAACCCGGAAACCGGTGAAGTCGTGGCGGACGGCGAGGAAGGCGAGCTTGTCTTTACGTCCCTGAGCAAGGAAGCGATGCCGGTGATCCGTTACCGCACCCGCGACCTCACCCGTCTGCTGCCGCCGACTGCACGCAGCATGCGCCGCATGGCCAAGATCACCGGGCGCTCGGACGACATGCTCATTATCCGCGGTGTGAACGTGTTCCCGACCCAGATCGAAGAGCTGATCTGCAAGATGCCCAAGCTGGCACCGCAGTATCTGCTCGAGGTCGACAAGAACGGCCACATGGACACGCTGACGGTGAAGGTCGAGGTCAACGCCGAGGCCAATGTTGGTCGTCATCCGGAGCAGAAAGAGGCGCTGGCCAAGGAGCTCACCCATCACATCAAGGCCCTGATCGGTGTGTCGTGCAAGGTCGTGGTTGGCGAGCCGTTCTCGATCGAACGGGTGACCGTCGGCAAGGCCAAGCGCGTAGTCGATCGCCGGCCGAAAGAATAA
- the paaA gene encoding 1,2-phenylacetyl-CoA epoxidase subunit PaaA — protein sequence MYTQSLSIPDGDTKKPRKVENPEYLAEFNAKIDAGGFIEAKDWMPEAYRKTLVRQISQHAHSEIVGMLPEGNWITRAPSLKRKAILLAKVQDEGGHGLYLYAAAETLGVSRDELTEALLSGKAKYSSIFNYPTLNWADIGVIGWLVDGAAIMNQIPLCKCSYGPYARAMVRVCKEESFHQRQGYDLLLQMMKGTEEQREMVQDAVDRWWFPSIMMFGPHDKDSVHTDSARWGIKRISNDDLRQKFVDATVKQAEVLGVGLPDPDLKWNEARGHYDFGVIDWDEFWNVVGGHGQCNVDRLAARNKAWDDGAWVREAAIAHAEKMAARERQAA from the coding sequence ATGTACACACAGTCACTCAGCATTCCCGACGGCGACACCAAGAAGCCGCGCAAGGTCGAAAACCCCGAGTATCTGGCCGAGTTCAACGCCAAGATCGATGCCGGCGGCTTCATCGAGGCCAAGGACTGGATGCCCGAGGCCTATCGCAAGACCCTGGTGCGCCAGATCAGCCAGCACGCCCACTCCGAGATCGTCGGCATGTTGCCCGAAGGCAACTGGATCACCCGCGCACCCAGCCTCAAGCGCAAGGCCATTCTGCTGGCCAAGGTGCAGGACGAGGGCGGCCACGGTCTGTATCTGTATGCGGCGGCCGAAACCCTCGGCGTGTCGCGCGACGAACTGACCGAAGCGCTGCTCTCGGGCAAGGCGAAGTACAGCTCGATCTTCAACTACCCCACGCTGAACTGGGCGGATATCGGCGTGATCGGCTGGCTGGTCGATGGCGCGGCGATCATGAACCAGATTCCGCTGTGCAAGTGCAGCTATGGCCCCTATGCCCGCGCCATGGTGCGGGTGTGCAAGGAAGAGTCCTTCCATCAGCGCCAGGGCTATGACCTGCTGCTGCAGATGATGAAGGGCACGGAAGAGCAGCGCGAGATGGTGCAGGACGCGGTCGATCGCTGGTGGTTCCCGTCGATCATGATGTTCGGCCCGCACGACAAGGACAGCGTGCACACGGATTCTGCGCGCTGGGGCATCAAGCGCATCTCCAACGACGACCTGCGGCAGAAGTTCGTCGACGCCACGGTCAAGCAGGCCGAGGTGCTGGGCGTCGGCCTGCCCGATCCCGACCTGAAGTGGAACGAGGCGCGCGGTCATTACGACTTCGGCGTGATCGACTGGGACGAGTTCTGGAACGTGGTCGGTGGTCATGGCCAGTGCAACGTCGATCGTCTGGCGGCGCGCAACAAGGCCTGGGACGACGGTGCCTGGGTGCGTGAAGCCGCAATCGCCCACGCCGAGAAAATGGCCGCGCGCGAACGTCAGGCCGCCTGA
- the paaC gene encoding 1,2-phenylacetyl-CoA epoxidase subunit PaaC — protein MTQTSVQTVAASAEHIEYVMRLGDNALILGQRLSEWCGHAPVIEEDLALANMALDLVGQARLLLTHAGNLEGKGRDEDQMAFLRVERDYRNITMMEVPNEDFGRTTVRNFLYSTFQILLWQKLATSSDTELAAIAAKSLKEARYHFNHSAEWVIRLGDGTDVSHAKTQAALDYLWPYTAELFAANPTDEAVSAAAIGPAWGELEAEWEAMVLPVFAQATLVVPARTPFKSFGKFGRHSEHMGHLLATMQYMQRTYPGAQW, from the coding sequence ATGACGCAAACCTCAGTCCAAACCGTTGCCGCTTCAGCGGAACACATCGAATACGTGATGCGCCTCGGCGACAACGCCCTGATCCTCGGTCAGCGCCTGTCGGAGTGGTGCGGACACGCGCCGGTCATCGAAGAGGATCTGGCGCTCGCCAACATGGCACTCGATCTGGTCGGTCAGGCCCGCCTGCTGCTGACCCATGCCGGCAATCTCGAAGGCAAGGGCCGCGACGAAGACCAGATGGCCTTCCTGCGTGTCGAGCGCGATTATCGCAACATCACCATGATGGAAGTGCCGAACGAGGATTTCGGTCGCACGACGGTACGCAACTTCCTCTACAGCACGTTTCAGATCCTGCTGTGGCAGAAGCTCGCCACATCGTCCGATACCGAACTCGCCGCCATCGCAGCCAAGAGCCTGAAGGAAGCCCGCTATCACTTCAATCACTCGGCCGAGTGGGTGATCCGTCTTGGCGATGGCACCGACGTGTCGCATGCGAAGACCCAGGCCGCACTCGACTATCTGTGGCCCTACACCGCCGAGCTGTTCGCTGCCAACCCGACCGATGAAGCCGTTTCCGCGGCCGCTATCGGCCCGGCCTGGGGCGAGCTCGAGGCTGAGTGGGAAGCCATGGTGCTGCCGGTGTTCGCGCAGGCCACGCTGGTGGTGCCGGCGCGCACGCCGTTCAAGAGCTTCGGCAAATTCGGCCGTCACTCCGAGCACATGGGGCATCTGCTGGCGACCATGCAGTACATGCAGCGCACCTATCCCGGCGCGCAGTGGTGA
- the paaD gene encoding 1,2-phenylacetyl-CoA epoxidase subunit PaaD: MLTEDQAWKLLDSVPDPEVPAVSVVELGIIRELHCADDVITVVVTPTYSGCPATEVIGLAIRDTLLAAGVGKVELQTRLDPAWTSDWIGEAAREKLRAYGIVPPTGKAAVGGAQPIHFVKKTLTCPRCGSNDTERLSEFGSTACKATYRCKSCLEPFEYFKPI, encoded by the coding sequence ATGTTGACCGAAGACCAGGCCTGGAAGCTGCTCGACAGCGTGCCCGACCCCGAAGTGCCGGCGGTATCGGTGGTGGAACTCGGCATCATCCGCGAGCTGCACTGCGCGGACGACGTGATCACCGTGGTGGTGACGCCGACCTACTCCGGCTGTCCCGCCACCGAGGTCATCGGGCTTGCGATTCGGGACACCCTGCTGGCCGCCGGTGTGGGCAAGGTCGAGCTGCAAACCCGGCTCGATCCGGCATGGACCAGCGACTGGATCGGTGAGGCGGCGCGCGAGAAGCTGCGTGCCTACGGCATCGTTCCGCCGACCGGCAAGGCTGCGGTGGGCGGTGCGCAACCGATCCATTTCGTGAAGAAGACGCTGACCTGCCCGCGCTGCGGTTCGAACGATACCGAGCGCCTGTCCGAGTTCGGCTCGACCGCGTGCAAGGCAACGTACCGCTGCAAGAGCTGCCTCGAACCCTTCGAATATTTCAAACCGATCTGA